One segment of Papaver somniferum cultivar HN1 unplaced genomic scaffold, ASM357369v1 unplaced-scaffold_137, whole genome shotgun sequence DNA contains the following:
- the LOC113334907 gene encoding U6 snRNA-associated Sm-like protein LSm6: MSGGGSIGGGGDKFSGGGSSSTKTPSDFLKSIRGRPVVVKLNSGVDYRGILACLDGYMNIAMEQTEEYVNGQLKNKYGDAFIRGNNVLYISTSKRTLGDGA; this comes from the exons ATGAGCGGAGGAGGAAGTATTGGCGGCGGTGGAGACAAGTTTTCAGGTGGGGGATCAAGCTCCACAAAAACACCATCTGATTTTCTCAAATCTATTCGAGGTCGTCCTGTTGTCGTTAAGCTCAACTCTGGTGTCGATTACAGAG GCATTCTTGCTTGTTTAGATGGGTATATGAATATAGCAATGGAGCAAACAGAGGAATATGTCAATGGTCAGTTGAAAAACAAATATGGCGATGCTTTTATTCGAGGAAACAATG TTCTATACATCAGTACCTCAAAGAGAACTCTAGGAGATGGAGCATAA